The genomic interval TTCAGGTCTTATAAAGCGCATCAAAAGGGATGCCAGGACAATCAATATCGGAGATGCCCAGTCGCTTGGAGACTTTATAGAAAAGGGGATAGTTTAATGGACTTTTCGGGCAAGGTAGCGCTCGTCACCGGTTCCGGCCGCGGTATCGGCAAGGCCATTACCCTCAAGCTGGCTTCGGCAGGAGCCATAATGGTGGTCAATGATATTTCTTTAACTAACGCCCAGATAGTGGTTGACGAAATAAAGGGTCAAGGCGGAGATGGTCTGGCAGTTGGTGCCGACGTAAGCTCGGCCGCAGATGTCTCCCGCATGGTGGAGGCGGCCATCGCCGCCTACGGGCACATCGATATCCTGGTCAATAACGCCGGTATCACACGCGACCAGCTTCTGCTGCGCATGGCAGATAGCGAATGGGACGACGTGCTGAATATAGACCTCAGGAGCGTCTTTTTATGCACGCGCGCGGTTATCAAGCACATGCTCAAGGAGCGCAAGGGACGCATTGTCAGCATCGCCAGCATCGTGGGACTGATGGGAAATGCGGGGCAGGCGAACTATGCGGCTGCCAAGGCTGGCATCGTTGGTTTTACCCGTTCGGTGGCCAAGGAAGTTGCTTCCCGAGGCATAACGGCTAATGCAGTAGCCCCCGGGTTTATCGAGACTGATATGACGGCCAAATTATCCGAAAAACAAAAACAGGATTTAATGTCCCGCATTCCGCTGGGTTACTTGGGTACACCGCAAGACGTAGCCGAAGTCGTGGCGTTCCTGGCCTCGGACGAGGCACGATACATCACCGGGCAGGTCATCACCATAGACGGCGGCATGGGCGGCGCGTAAATCCGTACCGAGAACACTCTGGCTATAGCTATATGACTGGTGAAAGACGCAAGGCGCGCGAACTGGCGCTGCAGGCATTATTTGAGATAGACCTGGCGGGACATGCTTCGAACGAAGTAATGTCGCGCGCAATCGAAACCGGCAACCTCTCTCCTGAAGGCGCGGCTTTTGCGCGCGAGCTCCTGGAGGGCGTCGTCCAGAACAGGGAAAAGATCGACGAGCAGATAAGGCATTTCGCGCCTGCCTGGCCTCTCGACCAGATGGCCACTGTGGACCGCAATATCCTCAGGCTTGCAATCTACGAGCTTTTACACAATAATAAAGTGCCTGTGAAAGTGGCTATCAACGAAGCAGTGGAACTGGCCAAGAGTTTCGGGGCCGACAGCTCGCCCAGGTTTATCAACGGCGTTCTGAGTTCTATCAGCCATCTGGCTACTAGATAGCGCTGGAGGTGCAATTGGCGACAGTTTATGAACGCGTAAAGAAAGTTACCATCGCTCAGCTTGGGGTGACTGAAGATGAGGTCTCGCCTGATTCCGCTTTGATGGCCGACCTGGGGGCCGATTCACTGGACCTGGTTGAGCTTATGATGGCGCTGGAACAAGAATTTAGCACCTCCGATAAAAAGATAACTATCCCGGATGAAGAGAGCGAAAAGATGATGTCGGTGCAGGATGCCGTGGATTTTTTGCACGGGATAGGAATATCCGATGTACAAGCCCAGCCCAAGCCGGTGGAAAAATCAGGTTTTGCGAGGATCAATCTTCCGAGACCCAATATATCCAGACCCAATCAGCCGAGGCAGGACAGACCGCAGGATAAACAGATGAACCGCCAGGGTGGCGGCAACCCGCCGCGCGGAGGGCAACAGCAGCAGCAACGCAGGGATAACCGTCCCCGCCGCGACAGGCCGCAGGGAAATATGCCACGGCCAAATAATCCACCCAGGCAGCAGCAACAGCCACCGCCAGCGCCTCAACCGCCACCGCAGGCTCCACAGAAACCGCCTGAGCCCGGAAACCCGGCGAGCTGATAACAGACTGGTTATGTCAATTAAACAAAGAGGGAGGCAAAACTCCCTCTTTTATTTATATCCACAGGGGAGTATTCGCTCGTCCATCTAGAGCAGAACATGCCATAACCGTGGTAATGGCGGGCTATTATGAAGACAAACAGGATGATGAGCAAATCTGTCATGACGCCTAACAATAGAAAACCGTTCTTCATGCTAACCTCTTTTGGTGATAAAATTAGTTCAAACGCTGAGGTTGAAAAGGCTTTACAATCCGATACGCTGGGTATATCATCGGTGTCGAGACCAAAGAGATACAATGTCTGATATACTGCTGCTAAAACAATCTGAGGACGGTAGCTTAATCAGTATTGTCGCGATTATTTACAAAAATGAAGGAACAGCCGACTATTAGAGCGTTTGGCTGTCAGCCTTCATAGTCTTCAAGGCAGGAGCAATTCAATGATAGATAGTATAGCAATTGGATCATCCACTTCATGGGTTTGGGCGGTATTTGTGGTTATCGGTCTGTTTATGATTCTACTGGAACTTATCATCGGCGTACAGACCGGGTTTGACTTGGTATTCCTTGGGTCGGCCTTCATCCTTGGTGGACTCCTGACCTGGCCGTTACATTCATGGATCCTGACATTAATCGCAACCAGTGCAATCTGCTTGGCGTATGTGGGGCTTGGCAGGAGATATGTCCATAGGTTGACTGCGGTGCGAAAATCGAAAACCAACATCGATACTATCGTTGGTAGAACAGGAATCGTCCTGCAAAAAATCGCCAGAAATGTTGATGGTCGGGTAAAAATTGGCAACGAAGATTGGAAAGCAAAAGCAGCAGAAGACATTGAAAAGGGTGACGAGATAGTTGTCTCGGGTGTTAGTGGAGTTACGTTAATTGTGGAAAAGACTAAAGGAGGCGAATAAAAATGGAAGCAGGAGCGATAATTCTCATAGCCATCGCGGTGGTATTAATAGCCACTCTCTCCAAGTCGGTAATCATCATAAACCAGGCCCAGAAAGGCATCGTAGAAAGGTTTGGCAGGTATAAGGAAACCCTGGACCCAGGGCTCAAGTTCCTCATACCTTTTGTGGATGCGCTGAGAACTAGAATAGATATGCGAGAAACCGTCCTCGATATAGAGCCTCAGGCGGTTATTACCAAGGACAATGTAGGTGTTACTGTAGATGCCGTAGTCTATTATTACGTGACAGACGCCAAGGCTGTCCGATATGAAGTTGCCAACTTCTACGTTGCCATAAGCAAACTGGCACAGACGAATCTAAGAAACCTGGTTGGTGACATGACCCTTGATGAAACATTGGCTTCGAGAGAACGTATCAATGCTTCCCTGAGGTCAACCCTCGATGAAGCCACCGATAAGTGGGGAGTAAAGGTCACCAGGGTAGAAGTCAAGGAAATCCTGCCACCCAGAGACATCACCGAGGCCATGAGCAAGCAAATGAAAGCCGAGAGAGAAAAACGAGCAACTATTTTGGATGCGGAGGCCTATCGACAGAAACAGATACTTCAAGCTGAGGGAGATAAGCAGAATGCTATTCTGGTTGCTGAGGGCGATAAGCAGGCAGCAATCTTGAGGGCTGAAGGGGAATCCAAGGCGATAGAGTACGTGTCTAAGGCAGCCAGCGAATACTTCGTCGGCAATGCACAGTTATTGAAACAACTTGAGGTGACTCAAGCTTCTTTGAAGGATAATACGAAACTCGTAATCTCTGACCAATCCAGGTTGATTAATGTTCTGGGGCTTACGGAAGCGTTAGGCGGATCGCAACTGACACCCAAAACCCAATCAAAGCCGAAATGAAATCCAAGTCGCCGTAATGCCTTGTCTGAAACGTGGTAGGATGGTAAGTATCCCACGAGGAAGGTACGCGAAGGGTTTTGATAAAACTCGGGGACTTAGCTGATGGAGCTAAGTCCCCTCACCCCCCCACCGCCTCCGCCGCATTATGGTCGTCGAAAAAACTCCCCGCCCGGTCGTCCCTGTGGAAACAATATGACAAAGACTTCTCGACTACTCTCAATACCTGTGCTATCATTTCCCGTTATGGCAAAAGACTATACTCAAAACGGGCATGAAAGAATGGGGATAAACCGGTCGAAAATGGTGTAAAGATGAGGGATTTCGGGGCGTTTTTGGCTCGAATTGAGGTGGTCGAACTGCCTGACCCTTTAAAACGACTCCAGGCACGGGCCACGCACGAAAAAGAGAGCGTCGTTTCCTCAAATGGGGCATTTTGCGCGAAACGAATCAGCATCTCCTCTCCCTTGAGGGGAGAGGACAGAAGGTGAGGGTGAGACCTTTGCCCGAAGCCCTACCCCTCACTCTTATCTCTCCCCTAAGGGGCGAGAAGAAGGTTGTTTCTGCCCGCCACTGATGTTTCGGCTATCCATCCTGGCCTCCAGCATGACAGTGAGGGGCATGGCACGCCGTGCCCTTTTAAGCCCCCAGCCTCCCCACCACGTCCTCCAATGTCTTCTGCCAGCCTTTGCCGAGCACGGCAGTATCCAGCCGGACCTGATTGAGAGTCACCTTGATGCCCGCACGGGGTAGCTTGTCCGCCTCAGGCGGAAACTGCATACCGCTGGGCCGCCGGAGCACAATCAGGCTTCCCTCTGTGGAGATGGACTCCAGCTTCGCTCTGGCCGCCAGCACTTTTATCCTCACCGCGTAGAGTAGATTGATTACCTCGACGGGAGGCGTTCCGAAACGGTCTTTGAAGTCCTTGCCCAGCACATCGACACCCTCGGTATTTCTGGCGCCTGCCAGGCATTGATACAGGCTGAGACGCGTATCGGTATCGGCCACATAACTCTCAGGAATGAAGGCAGGCTGCGGCAGGTCGATGGTGGGCGGCGGCAAGCGCAGGGATGGGGTAAAGGATTTGCCGGCTTTCTCGGCG from Dehalococcoidia bacterium carries:
- the fabG gene encoding 3-oxoacyl-[acyl-carrier-protein] reductase, with product MDFSGKVALVTGSGRGIGKAITLKLASAGAIMVVNDISLTNAQIVVDEIKGQGGDGLAVGADVSSAADVSRMVEAAIAAYGHIDILVNNAGITRDQLLLRMADSEWDDVLNIDLRSVFLCTRAVIKHMLKERKGRIVSIASIVGLMGNAGQANYAAAKAGIVGFTRSVAKEVASRGITANAVAPGFIETDMTAKLSEKQKQDLMSRIPLGYLGTPQDVAEVVAFLASDEARYITGQVITIDGGMGGA
- the nusB gene encoding transcription antitermination factor NusB — translated: MTGERRKARELALQALFEIDLAGHASNEVMSRAIETGNLSPEGAAFARELLEGVVQNREKIDEQIRHFAPAWPLDQMATVDRNILRLAIYELLHNNKVPVKVAINEAVELAKSFGADSSPRFINGVLSSISHLATR
- the acpP gene encoding acyl carrier protein, whose translation is MATVYERVKKVTIAQLGVTEDEVSPDSALMADLGADSLDLVELMMALEQEFSTSDKKITIPDEESEKMMSVQDAVDFLHGIGISDVQAQPKPVEKSGFARINLPRPNISRPNQPRQDRPQDKQMNRQGGGNPPRGGQQQQQRRDNRPRRDRPQGNMPRPNNPPRQQQQPPPAPQPPPQAPQKPPEPGNPAS
- a CDS encoding NfeD family protein, yielding MIDSIAIGSSTSWVWAVFVVIGLFMILLELIIGVQTGFDLVFLGSAFILGGLLTWPLHSWILTLIATSAICLAYVGLGRRYVHRLTAVRKSKTNIDTIVGRTGIVLQKIARNVDGRVKIGNEDWKAKAAEDIEKGDEIVVSGVSGVTLIVEKTKGGE
- a CDS encoding SPFH/Band 7/PHB domain protein, with amino-acid sequence MEAGAIILIAIAVVLIATLSKSVIIINQAQKGIVERFGRYKETLDPGLKFLIPFVDALRTRIDMRETVLDIEPQAVITKDNVGVTVDAVVYYYVTDAKAVRYEVANFYVAISKLAQTNLRNLVGDMTLDETLASRERINASLRSTLDEATDKWGVKVTRVEVKEILPPRDITEAMSKQMKAEREKRATILDAEAYRQKQILQAEGDKQNAILVAEGDKQAAILRAEGESKAIEYVSKAASEYFVGNAQLLKQLEVTQASLKDNTKLVISDQSRLINVLGLTEALGGSQLTPKTQSKPK